In Styela clava chromosome 14, kaStyClav1.hap1.2, whole genome shotgun sequence, the following are encoded in one genomic region:
- the LOC120341361 gene encoding protein FAM200C-like, which translates to MAAKRVRFDKEATLTNFGFLPEEKPALECSYEVAYRIAKCKKPHTITEDLIKPCAEKIVELLIGPKEKRKTQQVPLSNSTIRRRIDDMAADVCQQVCSEIKQSKLQASLQLDESTDTTLESHLIAFARYEKNEKIKEEFLSCKSMPSTTTALDVKTIVNAFFIANELSWCNFKHVCTDGAPAMVGVRAGFVALVKKEWPHVTSSHCSLHRYALATKTLPSRLLEVMDFAVKVINFIRARAKNHRLFQVKKWEMIMLVFYFIPMSDGFQGGNVYLGCMNSDKPLDIPWYKDPFVTEICPIDEEAEELAELKASMR; encoded by the exons ATGGCTGCCAAGCGAGTCAGATTCGACAAAGAAGCAACACTGACAAATTTCGGGTTTCTGCCGGAAGAAAAGCCTGCGCTTGAATGCAGCTATGAAGTGGCATATCGTATCGCAAAGTGCAAAAAGCCGCACACTATTACCGAGGATCTTATCAAGCCATGTGCGGAGAAAATAGTGGAACTGTTGATAGGTCCCAAAGAAAAAAGAAAGACGCAGCAAGTTCCTCTTTCCAATAGTACAATCCGTCGACGTATTGATGACATGGCAGCCGATGTATGCCAACAAGTTTGCTCCGAAATCAAGCAAAGTAAGCTTCAAGCCAGCCTTCAACTCGATGAATCCACTGATACCACGCTGGAAAGTCACTTGATCGCTTTTGCTCGttacgaaaaaaatgaaaaaataaaggaAGAGTTTCTCTCCTGTAAAAGCATGCCTAGCACCACTACTGCATTAGATGTGAAAACTATAGTAAACGCATTTTTTATTGCTAACGAACTCAGCTGGTGCAATTTTAAACATGTTTGCACAGACGGGGCCCCAGCGATGGTTGGCGTCAGGGCAGGCTTTGTCGCGCTTGTAAAGAAAGAATGGCCTCACGTAACGTCTTCTCACTGCTCGTTACATCGGTACGCTCTTGCAACAAAAACTCTACCTTCCCGTTTGCTAGAAGTCATGGACTTCGCCGTTAAAGTGATTAACTTCATACGTGCGAGAGCCAAAAACCACAGACTCTTTCAAGTAAAGAAATGGGAGATGATCATGTTGGTCTTCTATTTTATACCAATGTCAGATGGCTTTCAAGGGGGAAATGTCTATCTCGGCTGTATGAACTCCG ACAAACCGTTAGATATTCCGTGGTACAAAGACCCATTCGTCACTGAAATATGTCCGATAGATGAAGAAGCAGAGGAACTGGCAGAACTGAAAGCTTCAATGCGATGA
- the LOC144432047 gene encoding uncharacterized protein LOC144432047, which translates to MNPPREKTPCKAKKPSVKSPKTTKHQGDGEEAEEYVPKADSQQYNEIVSGILPVITRNIINAITLQLPAMIGQCLEENLEHSDNSDVLTPITPNIQDILNDLSLSMRDIRVELSEIKDSQTFHTKIIYDLEENLFYVSEKLEDQERRGRLENLEFHGIPVKQNEDTDEIVCNIAKMVGVNIQASDISVSHRMPTGGEETRTPAIIAKFIHGKNKIKIFEKRKVLRSVKSSAHFSEPPKIFIAENLTALNKDLYFRARTAKNNCGYKFIWTSNGRVYVKKNADIKNSLNIRCEEDLSKIQ; encoded by the exons ATGAATCCACCAAGAGAAAAAACACCTTGCAAAGCTAAGAAACCATCTGTGAAATCACCAAAAACTACCAAACATCAGGGTGATGGAGAGGAAGCTGAGGAATATGTGCCCAAGGCTGACTCACAGCAATATAACGAAATCGTGAGTGGAATATTACCTGTCATCACAAGAAACATCATCAATGCTATTACATTACAACTACCAGCAATGATAGGCCAATGTCTTGAGGAAAATCTAGAACATTCAGATAACTCGGACGTTCTCACCCCTATTACACCCAACATCCAGGATATCCTTAATGATCTGAGCCTATCCATGCGAGACATCAGAGTCGAACTATCCGAAATAAAAGATAGCCAAACGTTTCACACCAAAAT AATCTATGACCTTGAAGAAAATCTATTTTATGTGTCAGAGAAACTAGAGGATCAGGAAAGAAGAGGACGCTTAGAGAATCTTGAATTCCATGGTATTCCTGTTAAACAAAATGAAGACACTGATGAAATTGTTTGCAACATCGCAAAGATGGTTGGTGTCAACATCCAAGCCAGTGACATTTCAGTATCCCATAGAATGCCAACAGGAGGGGAAGAAACCAGAACTCCAGCTATTATCGCTAAATTTATCCATGGAAAAAACAAGATTAAAATCTTCGAAAAACGAAAAGTCCTCCGCTCAGTGAAATCAAGTGCACATTTCAGTGAACCACCTAAAATTTTCATCGCAGAGAATTTGACAGCTCTTAACAAGGACCTATACTTTAGAGCAAGGACTGCAAAGAATAATTGTGGATATAAGTTCATTTGGACATCGAATGGGAGAGTGTATGTGAAAAAAAACGCCGACATCAAGAACTCTTTAAACATTCGATGCGAAGAAGACCTCTCTAAAATCCAATAA